In Topomyia yanbarensis strain Yona2022 chromosome 2, ASM3024719v1, whole genome shotgun sequence, one DNA window encodes the following:
- the LOC131681617 gene encoding myosin-2 heavy chain isoform X4, with translation MSHLFPSAKGDQLCPLGFHPQVRWPTRCKRCFRDYKEHGNKRNGEDITASTPVLSGSSQSRRDGGSSTSLDKPVRSWTSTQNLYLPSNDRPPGVPPRPASWASTPDLDDVMQNMKADFTVNLTLPRRRHTTTFDNLEELETTVILKRPPLPPILKVEPKKDETKKDLEKAEDQGVTIEKGDSLAERVRKMNLMKRQGSSERDSRERSVPRKDDEEQVPKVIVKSPKEIEPEKVERKRRVRPIPESSAKDPPSRPQLTLSKTTITSTKALTGSTLAPVKERQSAKPSTNVEATKDSTKVIRRRRVDTGPFDSPSKPVSTPATIAPPLISKPESLHNSSDDVKFLISIKDNKSKLDEDLHSITTETTETTIVDNSDNRELQEEIESLRRELETVKARCDRAEREKSDILLRRLASMDTGSNKTAASEALKLQQKVNEQKQLLEDLQDEKKFLATKVKELESDIKIRGAKNVEEQLRQKLEQAETLCEELMDENEEIKRELRTMETEIEEMHDNFREDQADEYASLKKELDQTTKNCRILSFKLKKSDRKIEQLETEKAALGVNTDLAVKVKQLEEELRVANEVSRRLQSELDQAESSPSTPTKKTPTLGKIGRKLSPSPPNRRLTAEGPLEKDEGISDEDDPAELRLQLELNEQETAVLRRKIEELEKENKRNREHVKELQESLISKTKEIDKQSKFPSLLGSKSKDPLDGKKIKVMEDEISELRKKLIEKDREVERVQAELSLNKTKGGKALTKAKPLDTSLTDQQVADLKRQLQVVEQEATVLRKKTQTLELENEKYSAEMKQLQQEKASSENAASIKLENTIQDLQREKNEIEGKLKRITEQSSMGLPSRTPKSPTDMHSKLQLKRMVDECESEISELRAIVGRSGAMSISALENEKKKLQVELAESKEQRNKLEAEIKKLAAPKVSAELQAIKLNEAQRTVHKLEDENKKQNDKIKVLEEKISKITTTMKASESNKVTLETQLKTEKDRSENAEKELDKLRKEKTEIESRISGLEKDWLKEREKAKSTKESLEKQFEILKRQSASPDPSASKVRELSQKNDELLSKLEEESKKYQKLASKNKTLEEDYVLQKAQIETDKEKLQELEILRKKLTQADNIEARLVKENTNLSRKLVENQKRIAELETNIENRSAGYEIEKNRLKNALEDKQREYEQLINENEMNGYQVSQMRKDNDDLRSKLDDYERIDKAQRTLSEHNSQLEQELKKLQIQLEMAEMNVKSEVAATRLRYEQQVTNLHNELTGLQRQCERFKRDRDTFKQLVEAAQKQIGDMKANRRSLASVTSSSDDDDKSKIVALEQQIGCLEDELSEARLEASKVRTELISELSASEIKISEMQSKINELEEEKIISGGKSKVPGTKTRLELSWQKEREDLQRLVQETSTLARDLRQTLFEVERERDKEKLESRRKIDQIKKTTEEEIEEGRRKVTELQSDLLELRDAHAKLRTANEKLRRDRERYEREREGVTRRRLEVEGERRIGAVLQTVDELLRMAPEVQKTATKQETSVTTTSTGKTINTNAPIPTPPMRHKSPSPGPGGAAPQPKSITSVLARLVEASEDLRRYQRMCDEEKDRERMKRGGMRRAASQENESAEGHAGRPVMRSLYKKSLSLDQSLQNEQQGLIWKEGDDSMSSLQSLDSEYGSLIHRDSSLDSRLSGGSTQSDMPRMRKKKRGLMGKLRSLSLTRNKGSESDFSIQGSDSDLSIAGDIRSSKSNLKGKLSGMFRRAGSSSRADSNDSLDREMQRPVAIQTLGNGPAALLHPPVPRPVSTSTPHLARQAGKPPTPSMVPAQRRRVAIGQSPQQGAANSSSLPK, from the exons ATGTCGCACCTATTTCCCAGTGCTAAGGGGGACCAGTTATGTCCCCTAGGTTTTCATCCCCAGGTTCGCTGGCCAACTCGTTGCAAACGATGCTTTCGTGACTATAAAGAGCACGGGAACAAACGAAATGGGGAAGACATTACAGCATCTACACCGGTCCTTTCTGGCTCGTCCCAATCGCG TCGCGATGGTGGTAGTAGCACGAGTTTGGACAAACCGGTGCGGAGCTGGACTTCAACCCAAAATTTGTACCTACCTAGCAATGACCGACCCCCAGGCGTTCCACCACGACCAGCGTCTTGGGCATCGACACCCGATTTAGATGATGTTATGCAGAATATGAAGGCAGATTTCACTGTTAATTTGACCCTGCCACGGCGGAGACATACCACTACATTCGACAAT CTAGAGGAACTGGAAACGACTGTTATCCTGAAAAGACCTCCACTACCACCCATTCTGAAGGTAGAACCAAAAAAGGATGAAACCAAGAAAGATCTGGAAAAGGCCGAGGACCAAGGAGTTACAATCGAGAAGGGAGATTCCCTTGCTGAGCGAGTTCGTAAGATGAATTTGATGAAACGACAAGGTAGTTCGGAACGAGACAGCCGTGAAAGATCAGTACCACGAAAAGA TGACGAAGAACAAGTGCCGAAAGTTATTGTAAAATCACCTAAAGAAATCGAACCAGAAAAAGTAGAACGTAAGCGCCGTGTTAGACCCATTCCAGAAAGTTCTGCCAAAGATCCGCCTAGCAGACCTCAGCTAACTTTAAGTAAAACGACAATCACATCAACGAAGGCTCTCACAGGTTCTACATTGGCACCTGTAAAGGAGAGACAGAGTGCGAAACCAAGTACCAATGTAGAAGCTACGAAAGATTCAACAAAGGTAATTAGGCGTCGGCGTGTCGACACAGGTCCTTTCGACTCCCCATCAAAACCAGTTAGCACCCCAGCAACAATAGCACCACCGTTGATATCAAAGCCAGAATCTCTACACAACAGTAGTGATGACGTGAAGTTCTTGATTTCCATAAAGGATAACAAATCAAAATTAGACGAAGACCTCCATTCGATCACAACCGAAACAACTGAAACGACAATCGTAGATAATAGTGATAATCGTGAACTACAGGAAGAGATTGAAAGTCTGAGGCGAGAACTGGAGACTGTGAAAGCTCGCTGCGATCGAGCCGAACGCGAAAAAAGTGATATATTATTACGTCGATTAGCTTCCATGGACACTGGTTCGAATAAAACGGCAGCTTCAGAGGCACTGAAGCTACAGCAAAAAGTGAACGAGCAAAAGCAGCTTTTAGAAGATCTTCAAGATGAGAAGAAGTTTCTGGCTACGAAGGTGAAAGAACTAGAGTCTGATATAAAAATCCGCGGTGCGAAAAATGTCGAAGAACAGCTTAGACAAAAACTGGAACAGGCTGAAACTTTGTGTGAAGAATTGATGGACGAAAATGAGGAAATAAAGCGTGAGTTAAGAACCATGGAAAcagaaattgaagaaatgcACGATAACTTCCGTGAGGATCAAGCTGATGAATATGCTTCGCTGAAAAAGGAACTCGATCAGACTACTAAAAACTGTAGAATATTATCATTCAAACTAAAGAAATCAGATCGCAAAATCGAACAACTTGAAACAGAGAAGGCAGCATTGGGAGTAAACACCGATCTTGCAGTGAAAGTTAAACAACTGGAGGAGGAGCTGAGAGTCGCCAACGAAGTTTCCCGTCGATTGCAGTCGGAATTAGATCAAGCAGAATCGAGCCCGTCTACACCGACCAAAAAAACTCCAACGTTGGGTAAAATAG GTAGAAAACTCAGCCCAAGTCCACCGAATCGTCGTCTAACGGCGGAAGGTCCGCTGGAAAAGGACGAAGGAATCTCCGATGAAGATGACCCGGCAGAACTAAGATTGCAGCTTGAGTTAAACGAACAAGAAACTGCTGTACTGCGACGGAAAATTGAGGAATTAGAAAAAGAGAATAAGCGAAACCGGGAACATGTTAAAGAACTACAAGAGAgtttaatatcgaaaacgaagGAAATAGACAAACAAAGCAAATTTCCTTCGTTGCTTGGATCAAAAAGTAAAGATCCGCTGgatggcaaaaaaattaaagtgatGGAGGATGAAATCAGTGAGTTGAGAAAGAAACTGATCGAAAAAGATCGGGAAGTTGAGCGCGTGCAAGCAGAACTAAGCCTCAATAAAACCAAGGGCGGAAAAGCGTTGACAAAGGCAAA ACCCTTAGATACGAGTTTAACAGACCAACAGGTTgccgatctcaagcgtcaattGCAGGTAGTTGAACAGGAAGCTACTGTTTTGCGGAAGAAAACGCAAACCTTAGAACTGGAAAACGAAAAGTACTCTGCTGAAATGAAGCAGCTGCAGCAAGAGAAAGCATCCAGTGAAAATGCTGCTTCAATCAAGCTGGAAAACACTATACAAGATTTACAAAGAGAAAAGAACGAGATTGAGGGTAAACTGAAGCGAATCACCGAACAATCTTCAATGGGATTACCATCTAGAACTCCCAAGTCTCCCACTGATATGCATTCCAAGTTGCAGTTGAAG AGAATGGTAGATGAATGCGAAAGCGAAATTTCCGAGCTGCGAGCTATCGTTGGACGCTCTGGAGCAATGAGTATTTCTGCTTTGGAAAACGAGAAGAAAAAGCTGCAAGTCGAACTAGCTGAGTCCAAGGAACAACGAAATAAATTGGAAGCTGAAATAA AAAAGCTGGCTGCTCCGAAAGTATCCGCAGAGTTACAGGCGATAAAATTAAACGAGGCCCAACGCACAGTTCACAAGTTGGAAGATGAAAACAAAAAGCAGAATGATAAAATCAAGGTTCTGGAGGAGAAAATAAGCAAAATTACAACGACT ATGAAGGCTTCTGAATCGAACAAGGTCACACTAGAGACTCAACTAAAGACGGAGAAAGATAGAAGCGAAAATGCGGAAAAGGAGTTGGATAAACTAAGAAAAGAAAAAACTGAGATAGAGAGCCGGATTTCAGGGCTCGAAAAAGACTGGCTAAAAGAAAGGGAGAAAGCAAAATCTACAAAAGAAAGCTTAGAGAAACAATTCGAGATTCTGAAAAGGCAGTCTGCATCACCAGATCCCTCGGCATCGAAAGTTCGAGAATTAAGCCAGAAGAATGATG AATTATTGTCTAAATTGGAAGAAGAATCCAAAAAGTATCAGAAACTTGCTTCCAAGAATAAAACACTTGAAGAGGACTATGTTCTACAGAAAGCGCAGATAGAGACGGACAAAGAAAAACTTCAGGAACTAGAAATTCTAAGAAAAAAACTTACGCAAGCGGATAACATCGAGGCACGATTGGTGAAGGAAAACACAAACCTCAGCCGCAAGCTAGTGGAAAACCAGAAGAGAATTGCTGAGCTCGAAACTAATATCGAGAATCGCAGTGCTGGTTACGAGATTGAGAAAAATCGCCTTAAAAATGCACTGGAGGACAAACAGCGAGAGTATGAACAGTTAATCAAcgagaatgaaatgaatggatATCAAGTATCACAAATGAGAAAAGAC AACGATGATCTTAGAAGCAAATTGGATGACTATGAGAGAATCGACAAAGCGCAGCGAACACTAAGTGAACATAATTCTCAGCTGGAACAGGAACTGAAAAAACTACAAATTCA GCTGGAAATGGCAGAAATGAACGTAAAATCTGAGGTGGCTGCAACACGTCTGCGTTACGAGCAGCAAGTAACCAATTTGCATAACGAGCTCACTGGCCTACAGCGTCAGTGTGAACGTTTCAAACGTGACCGAGACACATTTAAACAGCTGGTGGAGGCAGCCCAGAAGCAAATCGGAGACATGAAGGCGAACCGGCGCAGTTTAGCTTCGGTAACCAGTAGCAGTGATGACGATGACAAGTCTAAGATTGTAGCGCTTGAGCAACAAATTGGTTGCTTGGAAGATGAGCTCAGTGAAGCTCGTCTGGAGGCTAGCAAAGTGCGAACCGAACTGATTTCAGAACTTAGTGCTTCCGAGATCAAAATATCTGAGATGCAGTCCAAAATCAACGAACTTGAAGAAGAGAAGATCATCAGTGGTGGAAAGAGTAAAGTACCAGGAACGAAGACGAGACTAGAGCTTTCTTGGCAAAAAGAACGGGAAGACTTACAGCGATTGGTACAAGAAACTTCGACACTGGCCAGAGATTTACGGCAAACATTGTTCGAAGTAGAGCGAGAACGGGACAAAGAGAAGCTTGAATCGCGCCGTAAGATAGATCAAATTAAAAAGACAACCGAAGAGGAAATTGAGGAGGGTAGAAGGAAAGTTACTGAGCTTCAGAGTGACCTACTGGAACTGAGAGATgcccatgcaaaactgagaaCAGCCAACGAGAAGCTAAGACGTGATCGCGAACGTTACGAGCGAGAACGCGAAGGTGTCACTAGACGTCGACTTGAAGTTGAAGGTGAACGAAGAATAGGAGCTGTGCTCCAAACTGTAGACGAGCTGCTCAGAATGGCTCCAGAAGTACAGAAGACTGCAACAAAACAAGAAACTAGCGTAACCACTACAAGCACGGGAAAG ACCATCAATACAAACGCACCCATTCCAACACCTCCAATGCGGCACAAGAGTCCTTCACCTGGACCAGGGGGTGCAGCACCGCAGCCCAAATCGATAACGTCAGTATTAGCCAGGCTAGTCGAAGCGTCGGAGGATCTGAGGCGCTACCAAAGAATGTGCGACGAGGAAAAAGACAGAGAACGAATGAAACGTGGTGGTATGAGGCG GGCTGCTTCCCAGGAGAACGAATCCGCAGAGGGTCACGCTGGTAGACCGGTTATGAGAAGCTTGTATAAGAAGAGTTTATCATTGGATCAATCCTTGCAAAATGAACAGCAAGGA CTTATATGGAAGGAGGGTGATGATAGCATGTCTTCGCTGCAATCGCTTGACTCAGAGTATGGATCACTGATCCATAGGGATTCTAGCTTGGACTCACGATTATCGGGTGGTTCTACCCAGAGCGATATGCCAAGAATGAGGAAGAAGAAACGTGGCCTAATGGGAAAATTACGCAGCCTGAGCTTAACTAGGAACAAAGGTAGTGAAAGTGATTTTTCG ATTCAAGGCTCTGATTCGGATCTAAGCATTGCGGGTGATATTCGTTCCAGCAAGAGTAATCTGAAAGGAAAATTGTCAGGTATGTTCCGACGTGCCGGATCATCTTCTCGAGCAGATAGCAACGACTCGCTAGACCGGGAAATGCAACGACCCGTGGCAATACAGACACTTGGAAATGGGCCAGCTGCTCTGTTGCATCCACCAGTACCTCGTCCAGTTTCCACAAGTACACCGCATTTAGCCAGA CAGGCCGGAAAACCCCCCACCCCATCAATGGTACCAGCGCAAAGGAGAAGGGTGGCCATAGGACAATCACCGCAGCAAGGAGCAGCTAATTCCAGCTCGCTACCGAAATAA
- the LOC131681617 gene encoding myosin-2 heavy chain isoform X3 — MSHLFPSAKGDQLCPLGFHPQVRWPTRCKRCFRDYKEHGNKRNGEDITASTPVLSGSSQSRRDGGSSTSLDKPVRSWTSTQNLYLPSNDRPPGVPPRPASWASTPDLDDVMQNMKADFTVNLTLPRRRHTTTFDNLEELETTVILKRPPLPPILKVEPKKDETKKDLEKAEDQGVTIEKGDSLAERVRKMNLMKRQGSSERDSRERSVPRKDDEEQVPKVIVKSPKEIEPEKVERKRRVRPIPESSAKDPPSRPQLTLSKTTITSTKALTGSTLAPVKERQSAKPSTNVEATKDSTKVIRRRRVDTGPFDSPSKPVSTPATIAPPLISKPESLHNSSDDVKFLISIKDNKSKLDEDLHSITTETTETTIVDNSDNRELQEEIESLRRELETVKARCDRAEREKSDILLRRLASMDTGSNKTAASEALKLQQKVNEQKQLLEDLQDEKKFLATKVKELESDIKIRGAKNVEEQLRQKLEQAETLCEELMDENEEIKRELRTMETEIEEMHDNFREDQADEYASLKKELDQTTKNCRILSFKLKKSDRKIEQLETEKAALGVNTDLAVKVKQLEEELRVANEVSRRLQSELDQAESSPSTPTKKTPTLGKIGKSTSADNKISRASLTRGGSQEDPVQLLRDLQDSLEREADLREQLKYAEEEAENLRRKSSRVEDDNESLLMQLKKMATKARSRKLSPSPPNRRLTAEGPLEKDEGISDEDDPAELRLQLELNEQETAVLRRKIEELEKENKRNREHVKELQESLISKTKEIDKQSKFPSLLGSKSKDPLDGKKIKVMEDEISELRKKLIEKDREVERVQAELSLNKTKGGKALTKAKPLDTSLTDQQVADLKRQLQVVEQEATVLRKKTQTLELENEKYSAEMKQLQQEKASSENAASIKLENTIQDLQREKNEIEGKLKRITEQSSMGLPSRTPKSPTDMHSKLQLKRMVDECESEISELRAIVGRSGAMSISALENEKKKLQVELAESKEQRNKLEAEIKKLAAPKVSAELQAIKLNEAQRTVHKLEDENKKQNDKIKVLEEKISKITTTMKASESNKVTLETQLKTEKDRSENAEKELDKLRKEKTEIESRISGLEKDWLKEREKAKSTKESLEKQFEILKRQSASPDPSASKVRELSQKNDELLSKLEEESKKYQKLASKNKTLEEDYVLQKAQIETDKEKLQELEILRKKLTQADNIEARLVKENTNLSRKLVENQKRIAELETNIENRSAGYEIEKNRLKNALEDKQREYEQLINENEMNGYQVSQMRKDNDDLRSKLDDYERIDKAQRTLSEHNSQLEQELKKLQIQLEMAEMNVKSEVAATRLRYEQQVTNLHNELTGLQRQCERFKRDRDTFKQLVEAAQKQIGDMKANRRSLASVTSSSDDDDKSKIVALEQQIGCLEDELSEARLEASKVRTELISELSASEIKISEMQSKINELEEEKIISGGKSKVPGTKTRLELSWQKEREDLQRLVQETSTLARDLRQTLFEVERERDKEKLESRRKIDQIKKTTEEEIEEGRRKVTELQSDLLELRDAHAKLRTANEKLRRDRERYEREREGVTRRRLEVEGERRIGAVLQTVDELLRMAPEVQKTATKQETSVTTTSTGKTINTNAPIPTPPMRHKSPSPGPGGAAPQPKSITSVLARLVEASEDLRRYQRMCDEEKDRERMKRGGMRRAASQENESAEGHAGRPVMRSLYKKSLSLDQSLQNEQQGLIWKEGDDSMSSLQSLDSEYGSLIHRDSSLDSRLSGGSTQSDMPRMRKKKRGLMGKLRSLSLTRNKGSESDFSIQGSDSDLSIAGDIRSSKSNLKGKLSGMFRRAGSSSRADSNDSLDREMQRPVAIQTLGNGPAALLHPPVPRPVSTSTPHLARQAGKPPTPSMVPAQRRRVAIGQSPQQGAANSSSLPK; from the exons ATGTCGCACCTATTTCCCAGTGCTAAGGGGGACCAGTTATGTCCCCTAGGTTTTCATCCCCAGGTTCGCTGGCCAACTCGTTGCAAACGATGCTTTCGTGACTATAAAGAGCACGGGAACAAACGAAATGGGGAAGACATTACAGCATCTACACCGGTCCTTTCTGGCTCGTCCCAATCGCG TCGCGATGGTGGTAGTAGCACGAGTTTGGACAAACCGGTGCGGAGCTGGACTTCAACCCAAAATTTGTACCTACCTAGCAATGACCGACCCCCAGGCGTTCCACCACGACCAGCGTCTTGGGCATCGACACCCGATTTAGATGATGTTATGCAGAATATGAAGGCAGATTTCACTGTTAATTTGACCCTGCCACGGCGGAGACATACCACTACATTCGACAAT CTAGAGGAACTGGAAACGACTGTTATCCTGAAAAGACCTCCACTACCACCCATTCTGAAGGTAGAACCAAAAAAGGATGAAACCAAGAAAGATCTGGAAAAGGCCGAGGACCAAGGAGTTACAATCGAGAAGGGAGATTCCCTTGCTGAGCGAGTTCGTAAGATGAATTTGATGAAACGACAAGGTAGTTCGGAACGAGACAGCCGTGAAAGATCAGTACCACGAAAAGA TGACGAAGAACAAGTGCCGAAAGTTATTGTAAAATCACCTAAAGAAATCGAACCAGAAAAAGTAGAACGTAAGCGCCGTGTTAGACCCATTCCAGAAAGTTCTGCCAAAGATCCGCCTAGCAGACCTCAGCTAACTTTAAGTAAAACGACAATCACATCAACGAAGGCTCTCACAGGTTCTACATTGGCACCTGTAAAGGAGAGACAGAGTGCGAAACCAAGTACCAATGTAGAAGCTACGAAAGATTCAACAAAGGTAATTAGGCGTCGGCGTGTCGACACAGGTCCTTTCGACTCCCCATCAAAACCAGTTAGCACCCCAGCAACAATAGCACCACCGTTGATATCAAAGCCAGAATCTCTACACAACAGTAGTGATGACGTGAAGTTCTTGATTTCCATAAAGGATAACAAATCAAAATTAGACGAAGACCTCCATTCGATCACAACCGAAACAACTGAAACGACAATCGTAGATAATAGTGATAATCGTGAACTACAGGAAGAGATTGAAAGTCTGAGGCGAGAACTGGAGACTGTGAAAGCTCGCTGCGATCGAGCCGAACGCGAAAAAAGTGATATATTATTACGTCGATTAGCTTCCATGGACACTGGTTCGAATAAAACGGCAGCTTCAGAGGCACTGAAGCTACAGCAAAAAGTGAACGAGCAAAAGCAGCTTTTAGAAGATCTTCAAGATGAGAAGAAGTTTCTGGCTACGAAGGTGAAAGAACTAGAGTCTGATATAAAAATCCGCGGTGCGAAAAATGTCGAAGAACAGCTTAGACAAAAACTGGAACAGGCTGAAACTTTGTGTGAAGAATTGATGGACGAAAATGAGGAAATAAAGCGTGAGTTAAGAACCATGGAAAcagaaattgaagaaatgcACGATAACTTCCGTGAGGATCAAGCTGATGAATATGCTTCGCTGAAAAAGGAACTCGATCAGACTACTAAAAACTGTAGAATATTATCATTCAAACTAAAGAAATCAGATCGCAAAATCGAACAACTTGAAACAGAGAAGGCAGCATTGGGAGTAAACACCGATCTTGCAGTGAAAGTTAAACAACTGGAGGAGGAGCTGAGAGTCGCCAACGAAGTTTCCCGTCGATTGCAGTCGGAATTAGATCAAGCAGAATCGAGCCCGTCTACACCGACCAAAAAAACTCCAACGTTGGGTAAAATAGGTAAATCTACGTCGGCAGATAACAAAATCTCGCGTGCGTCCTTAACCCGTGGTGGGTCCCAAGAAGACCCTGTGCAGTTACTTCGTGATCTTCAAGATTCCCTTGAACGAGAGGCTGACTTGCGTGAACAGCTTAAGTACGCCGAAGAAGAAGCGGAAAATCTTAGACGAAAATCATCTAGGGTGGAAGACGACAACGAATCCCTTTTGATGCAACTGAAAAAGATGGCTACGAAGGCGAGAA GTAGAAAACTCAGCCCAAGTCCACCGAATCGTCGTCTAACGGCGGAAGGTCCGCTGGAAAAGGACGAAGGAATCTCCGATGAAGATGACCCGGCAGAACTAAGATTGCAGCTTGAGTTAAACGAACAAGAAACTGCTGTACTGCGACGGAAAATTGAGGAATTAGAAAAAGAGAATAAGCGAAACCGGGAACATGTTAAAGAACTACAAGAGAgtttaatatcgaaaacgaagGAAATAGACAAACAAAGCAAATTTCCTTCGTTGCTTGGATCAAAAAGTAAAGATCCGCTGgatggcaaaaaaattaaagtgatGGAGGATGAAATCAGTGAGTTGAGAAAGAAACTGATCGAAAAAGATCGGGAAGTTGAGCGCGTGCAAGCAGAACTAAGCCTCAATAAAACCAAGGGCGGAAAAGCGTTGACAAAGGCAAA ACCCTTAGATACGAGTTTAACAGACCAACAGGTTgccgatctcaagcgtcaattGCAGGTAGTTGAACAGGAAGCTACTGTTTTGCGGAAGAAAACGCAAACCTTAGAACTGGAAAACGAAAAGTACTCTGCTGAAATGAAGCAGCTGCAGCAAGAGAAAGCATCCAGTGAAAATGCTGCTTCAATCAAGCTGGAAAACACTATACAAGATTTACAAAGAGAAAAGAACGAGATTGAGGGTAAACTGAAGCGAATCACCGAACAATCTTCAATGGGATTACCATCTAGAACTCCCAAGTCTCCCACTGATATGCATTCCAAGTTGCAGTTGAAG AGAATGGTAGATGAATGCGAAAGCGAAATTTCCGAGCTGCGAGCTATCGTTGGACGCTCTGGAGCAATGAGTATTTCTGCTTTGGAAAACGAGAAGAAAAAGCTGCAAGTCGAACTAGCTGAGTCCAAGGAACAACGAAATAAATTGGAAGCTGAAATAA AAAAGCTGGCTGCTCCGAAAGTATCCGCAGAGTTACAGGCGATAAAATTAAACGAGGCCCAACGCACAGTTCACAAGTTGGAAGATGAAAACAAAAAGCAGAATGATAAAATCAAGGTTCTGGAGGAGAAAATAAGCAAAATTACAACGACT ATGAAGGCTTCTGAATCGAACAAGGTCACACTAGAGACTCAACTAAAGACGGAGAAAGATAGAAGCGAAAATGCGGAAAAGGAGTTGGATAAACTAAGAAAAGAAAAAACTGAGATAGAGAGCCGGATTTCAGGGCTCGAAAAAGACTGGCTAAAAGAAAGGGAGAAAGCAAAATCTACAAAAGAAAGCTTAGAGAAACAATTCGAGATTCTGAAAAGGCAGTCTGCATCACCAGATCCCTCGGCATCGAAAGTTCGAGAATTAAGCCAGAAGAATGATG AATTATTGTCTAAATTGGAAGAAGAATCCAAAAAGTATCAGAAACTTGCTTCCAAGAATAAAACACTTGAAGAGGACTATGTTCTACAGAAAGCGCAGATAGAGACGGACAAAGAAAAACTTCAGGAACTAGAAATTCTAAGAAAAAAACTTACGCAAGCGGATAACATCGAGGCACGATTGGTGAAGGAAAACACAAACCTCAGCCGCAAGCTAGTGGAAAACCAGAAGAGAATTGCTGAGCTCGAAACTAATATCGAGAATCGCAGTGCTGGTTACGAGATTGAGAAAAATCGCCTTAAAAATGCACTGGAGGACAAACAGCGAGAGTATGAACAGTTAATCAAcgagaatgaaatgaatggatATCAAGTATCACAAATGAGAAAAGAC AACGATGATCTTAGAAGCAAATTGGATGACTATGAGAGAATCGACAAAGCGCAGCGAACACTAAGTGAACATAATTCTCAGCTGGAACAGGAACTGAAAAAACTACAAATTCA GCTGGAAATGGCAGAAATGAACGTAAAATCTGAGGTGGCTGCAACACGTCTGCGTTACGAGCAGCAAGTAACCAATTTGCATAACGAGCTCACTGGCCTACAGCGTCAGTGTGAACGTTTCAAACGTGACCGAGACACATTTAAACAGCTGGTGGAGGCAGCCCAGAAGCAAATCGGAGACATGAAGGCGAACCGGCGCAGTTTAGCTTCGGTAACCAGTAGCAGTGATGACGATGACAAGTCTAAGATTGTAGCGCTTGAGCAACAAATTGGTTGCTTGGAAGATGAGCTCAGTGAAGCTCGTCTGGAGGCTAGCAAAGTGCGAACCGAACTGATTTCAGAACTTAGTGCTTCCGAGATCAAAATATCTGAGATGCAGTCCAAAATCAACGAACTTGAAGAAGAGAAGATCATCAGTGGTGGAAAGAGTAAAGTACCAGGAACGAAGACGAGACTAGAGCTTTCTTGGCAAAAAGAACGGGAAGACTTACAGCGATTGGTACAAGAAACTTCGACACTGGCCAGAGATTTACGGCAAACATTGTTCGAAGTAGAGCGAGAACGGGACAAAGAGAAGCTTGAATCGCGCCGTAAGATAGATCAAATTAAAAAGACAACCGAAGAGGAAATTGAGGAGGGTAGAAGGAAAGTTACTGAGCTTCAGAGTGACCTACTGGAACTGAGAGATgcccatgcaaaactgagaaCAGCCAACGAGAAGCTAAGACGTGATCGCGAACGTTACGAGCGAGAACGCGAAGGTGTCACTAGACGTCGACTTGAAGTTGAAGGTGAACGAAGAATAGGAGCTGTGCTCCAAACTGTAGACGAGCTGCTCAGAATGGCTCCAGAAGTACAGAAGACTGCAACAAAACAAGAAACTAGCGTAACCACTACAAGCACGGGAAAG ACCATCAATACAAACGCACCCATTCCAACACCTCCAATGCGGCACAAGAGTCCTTCACCTGGACCAGGGGGTGCAGCACCGCAGCCCAAATCGATAACGTCAGTATTAGCCAGGCTAGTCGAAGCGTCGGAGGATCTGAGGCGCTACCAAAGAATGTGCGACGAGGAAAAAGACAGAGAACGAATGAAACGTGGTGGTATGAGGCG GGCTGCTTCCCAGGAGAACGAATCCGCAGAGGGTCACGCTGGTAGACCGGTTATGAGAAGCTTGTATAAGAAGAGTTTATCATTGGATCAATCCTTGCAAAATGAACAGCAAGGA CTTATATGGAAGGAGGGTGATGATAGCATGTCTTCGCTGCAATCGCTTGACTCAGAGTATGGATCACTGATCCATAGGGATTCTAGCTTGGACTCACGATTATCGGGTGGTTCTACCCAGAGCGATATGCCAAGAATGAGGAAGAAGAAACGTGGCCTAATGGGAAAATTACGCAGCCTGAGCTTAACTAGGAACAAAGGTAGTGAAAGTGATTTTTCG ATTCAAGGCTCTGATTCGGATCTAAGCATTGCGGGTGATATTCGTTCCAGCAAGAGTAATCTGAAAGGAAAATTGTCAGGTATGTTCCGACGTGCCGGATCATCTTCTCGAGCAGATAGCAACGACTCGCTAGACCGGGAAATGCAACGACCCGTGGCAATACAGACACTTGGAAATGGGCCAGCTGCTCTGTTGCATCCACCAGTACCTCGTCCAGTTTCCACAAGTACACCGCATTTAGCCAGA CAGGCCGGAAAACCCCCCACCCCATCAATGGTACCAGCGCAAAGGAGAAGGGTGGCCATAGGACAATCACCGCAGCAAGGAGCAGCTAATTCCAGCTCGCTACCGAAATAA